One window from the genome of Jeotgalibaca sp. MA1X17-3 encodes:
- a CDS encoding sugar transferase, producing the protein MNQKEEWTKARRVLITIIDLLLFIGSLFLSFKLKFGSDIPYINFQSFQGSILYVSIGFIIVNILFGTYILYNKSISDFLFITIISQFVISLFIMTLTFAGRWLTFPRSVILINFFVGCIILFAWRAIVFKTYQHLSGSKRVMIVGMEKEVFAAVDNFSNTKSIRHLVTHVVLSDYYENVRENLHDIDIVYLASQIEESEKLRIYGLLMQEDKKFFLNTSFENLVMVNPNMMNIEDESIIEVAAFRIPQEDGAIKRLLDIAIALLLIVVTSPIMLVAAILVKRSSEGPVLYRQIRITREGREFEILKFRSMGVTAEAESGPVLASSNDMRVTPVGKYLRALRIDELPQLFNVLKGDMSMVGPRPERPYFVDQFKQMNPHYYLRHNVRAGITGYAQVYGKYASDFNSKLNFDLIYIKKYSLILDMKILLQTVKILFDKVSSQGVDEMEHTVHSESEIAARGIKVIY; encoded by the coding sequence GTGAATCAAAAAGAAGAATGGACAAAAGCACGCCGGGTTTTGATTACCATCATTGACTTGCTGCTATTTATTGGATCATTATTTCTATCATTTAAACTAAAATTTGGCTCTGATATCCCATATATCAACTTTCAATCGTTTCAAGGTAGTATTTTGTATGTCTCTATTGGATTTATCATTGTGAATATTCTCTTTGGAACCTACATTTTATACAATAAATCAATTAGTGATTTTTTGTTTATTACGATTATTAGTCAATTTGTAATTTCATTATTTATTATGACTCTTACATTTGCGGGAAGATGGCTTACCTTTCCTCGATCGGTCATCCTCATTAACTTTTTTGTAGGGTGTATCATCCTGTTTGCATGGAGAGCCATCGTGTTCAAAACCTACCAACATTTAAGTGGAAGTAAACGAGTGATGATTGTTGGAATGGAAAAAGAAGTATTTGCGGCAGTCGATAATTTTTCGAATACTAAAAGCATTCGTCATCTCGTAACTCACGTAGTGCTATCTGATTACTACGAAAATGTCCGTGAAAATCTTCATGATATTGATATTGTCTACTTAGCAAGTCAGATTGAAGAATCTGAAAAACTACGTATTTATGGATTACTCATGCAAGAAGATAAAAAATTCTTTTTAAATACTAGTTTTGAAAATTTAGTGATGGTTAATCCAAATATGATGAACATCGAAGACGAAAGTATTATTGAAGTGGCTGCATTCCGAATTCCACAAGAAGATGGAGCAATCAAGCGTCTTTTGGATATTGCAATAGCTCTTTTACTAATCGTAGTAACGTCACCGATTATGTTGGTTGCGGCTATTCTTGTAAAAAGAAGTTCAGAAGGTCCGGTTTTATATCGTCAAATACGAATTACTAGAGAAGGACGAGAATTTGAGATTCTCAAGTTCCGTAGTATGGGTGTGACGGCGGAAGCTGAATCGGGTCCAGTCCTTGCTAGTAGTAATGATATGCGAGTAACCCCAGTCGGTAAATACTTGCGAGCACTACGTATTGATGAACTCCCTCAACTATTTAATGTGCTAAAAGGGGATATGTCCATGGTAGGGCCACGTCCGGAGCGTCCTTACTTTGTGGATCAATTTAAACAAATGAACCCACATTATTATTTACGACATAATGTACGTGCAGGAATTACGGGCTATGCACAAGTCTATGGAAAGTATGCTTCTGATTTTAATAGTAAATTGAATTTTGACTTAATTTATATCAAAAAATACTCGTTGATTTTGGATATGAAAATCCTTC
- the groES gene encoding co-chaperone GroES has product MLKPLANRVIIEVEKEEEKTVGGIVLPSSAKEKSQTGTIIATGTGLVTDAGTTIEMTVKEGDHVLFERYAGTEIKFDGKEYLVIKESDIVAIVE; this is encoded by the coding sequence TTGTTAAAACCATTAGCGAATCGTGTAATTATTGAAGTAGAAAAAGAAGAAGAAAAAACTGTAGGTGGTATTGTGTTGCCATCATCAGCTAAAGAAAAATCACAAACAGGTACGATCATTGCGACAGGTACCGGTCTAGTAACCGATGCCGGAACTACGATTGAAATGACTGTTAAAGAAGGCGATCATGTTTTATTTGAAAGATATGCCGGAACTGAAATTAAATTTGATGGAAAAGAATATCTAGTTATAAAAGAATCAGATATCGTTGCAATTGTAGAATAA
- a CDS encoding CPBP family intramembrane glutamic endopeptidase yields the protein MKKKLSTANIIILVYLAIQFLPIPLMVFIPAEDRIKMSLTISLVTALIGSIIMIILNMKKKWTPVNSITQGKSSSYGKIILWGVLGFIGAIILQVIAASIETAIFGVTPGSQNTDLLLDLTNTYPLYIFGLTLFAPIMEEFVFRKAIVTQLVDHIGFIGAAVVSSLLFALAHMDGHMLIYGTLGLWFSYLYRKTNNILTPMLAHGIMNAFASLPVFFPELFL from the coding sequence ATGAAGAAAAAATTATCTACAGCAAATATAATCATTCTAGTTTACTTAGCCATACAATTTTTACCGATTCCGCTCATGGTATTCATACCTGCAGAAGATCGAATTAAAATGAGCCTAACCATTAGTTTAGTAACGGCATTAATTGGATCAATTATCATGATTATCTTAAACATGAAAAAGAAATGGACTCCGGTAAATAGTATTACTCAAGGAAAGTCATCCTCTTATGGAAAAATCATCCTTTGGGGAGTGTTAGGTTTTATTGGTGCCATTATTCTTCAAGTCATTGCTGCTTCCATTGAAACGGCTATATTTGGAGTCACACCCGGGTCTCAAAATACAGATCTCCTATTAGATCTAACCAATACTTATCCTCTTTATATTTTTGGGTTAACTCTCTTTGCACCAATTATGGAGGAATTTGTTTTCCGAAAAGCAATTGTCACTCAATTAGTTGACCACATTGGTTTCATCGGAGCTGCAGTCGTAAGTAGTTTGTTATTTGCCCTTGCCCATATGGATGGCCACATGTTAATCTATGGAACATTAGGTTTATGGTTCAGTTATCTGTATCGAAAAACAAATAACATTTTGACTCCTATGTTAGCACATGGAATCATGAACGCTTTTGCTTCCCTTCCAGTCTTTTTTCCAGAACTCTTTTTGTAG
- a CDS encoding DUF4305 domain-containing protein, with translation MTLKDLLIQITVKFVLAALFFYFAVDGVIKFGWGFVSILSVIFATNNIVQGIRMLSTYFKIKKNIDKK, from the coding sequence ATGACTTTAAAAGATTTATTAATTCAAATCACAGTGAAATTTGTCCTTGCGGCTTTATTCTTTTATTTTGCAGTTGACGGTGTTATAAAATTTGGATGGGGATTTGTCTCTATCTTAAGTGTTATTTTTGCTACAAATAATATTGTCCAAGGAATTCGAATGTTAAGTACCTATTTTAAAATCAAAAAAAATATTGATAAAAAATAG